A single region of the Manihot esculenta cultivar AM560-2 chromosome 12, M.esculenta_v8, whole genome shotgun sequence genome encodes:
- the LOC110628440 gene encoding uncharacterized protein At3g27210: MGNCVPAQKSTPNSQGNCVRIESPIKEDKVNGGLSMIELNSNLQASSPMPCEGSVRELGKSQEMFFDSQPCLESDIEDFISVNGDFTPLGSISPLYHNSFIKNAEYDESLYIGSAENSMPETSSTDTRKQLIEFFRESFNGDVDNNQNLQDMTETKPMAFYLSSKCINISPYESVNSFICSNGTTPGGYPIHTKEKTAHSACLPNLMRSLSFRERKKRLSPAYSGTH, translated from the exons ATGGGCAATTGTGTTCCAGCTCAGAAAAGCACCCCCAATTCTCAAGGGAACTGCGTCCGAATTGAATCACCTATTAAAGAAGACAAAGTCAATGGAGGTCTCTCCATGATAGAACTCAACTCCAATCTGCAAGCCTCCTCTCCAATGCCTTGTGAAGGGAGTGTTCGAGAATTGG GTAAGAGCCAGGAAATGTTTTTCGATTCTCAGCCCTGTCTAGAATCTGATATTGAAGATTTCATCAGTGTCAATGGTG ATTTTACCCCATTGGGAAGCATTTCCCCACTTTACCACAACAGCTTTATAAAAAATGCTGAGTACGATGAATCTCTTTACATTGGCAGTGCTGAAAATTCAATGCCTGAAACCTCTTCAACTGATACGAGGAAGCAACTAATCGAGTTCTTTCGCGAGAGCTTCAATGGTGATGTTGATAACAATCAAAACTTACAAGACATGACAGAAACCAAGCCTATGgccttctacctttcttcaaAATGCATAAACATAAGTCCTTATGAATCGGTGAATAGCTTTATTTGCAGTAATGGAACAACTCCAGGTGGGTATCCCATCCACACAAAAGAGAAAACAGCACATTCTGCTTGCCTTCCAAATTTGATGCGAAGCCTCAGCTTTAGGGAAAGGAAGAAGAGGCTTAGCCCTGCATACAGTGGTACTCATTAG
- the LOC110628439 gene encoding F-box/kelch-repeat protein At1g67480, translated as MPGFVSRKSRLMETNMSFSTSFTQEKSTRSKSNLLLASQVADDIDAPILPGLPDDVAKYCLALVPRPYFPVMGAVCKKWRSIIRSKEFLVVRKLAGLLEEWLYVLTMDSEGKESHWEVLDCSGHRRQLLPPMPGPVKAGFGVVVLNGKLLVIAGYSVIDGTRTGSASADVYQYDSCLNSWSKSSNMNVARYDFACSEVNGKIYAVGGYGINGDSLSSAEMYDPDTEKWTLIESLRRPRWGCFACGFEGKLYVMGGRSSFTIGNSKFVDVYNPDRHTWCEIKKGCVMVTAHAVLEKKLFCMEWKNQRKLAIFNPEDNSWKMVPVPLTGSSSIGFRFGILDGKLLLFSLEEVPGYRTLLYDPNASPGSEWQTSEIKPSGLCLCTVTIKA; from the exons ATGCCGGGTTTTGTGAGTCGCAAGAGTAGATTGATGGAGACTAATATGTCTTTCTCCACTTCATTCACCCAAGAGAAGTCAACTCGTTCAAAGAGCAACCTACTATTAGCTTCTCAGGTTGCTGATGATATTGACGCCCCCATTCTACCTGGGCTGCCTGATGATGTGGCAAAGTACTGTCTCGCACTTGTTCCCCGTCCCTATTTCCCGGTTATGGGGGCTGTCTGCAAGAAATGGAGATCAATTATTAGAAGCAAAGAATTCCTTGTGGTGCGAAAGTTGGCTGGGTTGCTTGAGGAATGGCTATATGTCCTAACTATGGATTCTGAAGGAAAGGAAAGCCACTGGGAAGTATTGGATTGCTCGGGACACAGACGTCAACTTCTTCCACCGATGCCTGGACCTGTGAAGGCTGGCTTTGGGGTAGTTGTTCTAAACGGAAAGCTCCTTGTCATTGCTGGCTATTCAGTTATTGATGGGACTCGGACTGGCTCTGCCTCTGCAGATGTTTATCAATATGATTCTTGCCTAAATAG TTGGAGCAAATCGTCAAACATGAATGTTGCACGCTATGATTTTGCATGTTCAGAAGTTAATGGCAAAATTTATGCTGTTGGGGGCTATGGAATAAATGGTGATAGTCTCTCAAGTGCTGAGATGTATGATCCTGATACTGAAAAATGGACCCTGATAGAGAGTCTTCGCCGCCCAAGGTGGGGCTGCTTTGCTTGTGGCTTCGAGGGAAAGCTTTATGTCATGGGAGGAAGGTCAAGCTTCACTATTGGCAATTCAAAATTTGTTGATGTGTATAATCCTGACAGGCACACATGGTGTGAGATCAAAAAAGGTTGTGTCATGGTTACTGCTCATGCTGTGCTGGAAAAAAAGCTCTTTTGTATGGAATGGAAGAATCAGCGGAAACTAGCAATATTCAACCCAGAGGACAATTCGTGGAAAATGGTTCCTGTTCCATTGACTGGGAGCTCAAGTATTGGTTTTCGGTTTGGAATACTTGACGGGAAACTTTTATTGTTCTCACTGGAGGAAGTGCCCGGTTATCGAACTCTGTTGTATGATCCGAATGCTTCCCCAGGTTCAGAGTGGCAGACTTCTGAAATAAAGCCTTCTGGGTTGTGCTTGTGCACTGTGACCATCAAGGCATGA